TGCAGTTGACCTGTTTTTTCGGCGGCTTCAATCATGGTGAGAGCAATTCTATCTTTGGTACTCCCGCCAGGATTAAGATATTCGACTTTGGTAAAGATAGGAGAGTGAATGTCTTGTGTGATTGTGTTAAGTCTGACTAATGGAGTTCTACCAATTGCTTGCAAAATGTTGTCGTAAGTTGCCATTGTTGCTCCTTGTCAGTAAGGGGAAATATAGTGTTATGGGTTTTTCATGTTAGATAAGTTGGGATGATGTTTCACGCAGAGGCGCAGAGAGCGCAGAGAGAAGATTTGCTGTTAGGATGTTGATTGTAATGTGGATGTTAATTTAAGCAATTTGTTGCTAGCTGCTTGCAATGTTTCGGGTTTTTTGCTGAAGCAGAAGCGGATTAGTGAATGCCCTTTTTCTGGTTGGCTAAAAAAGCTGGAACCGGGAACTACAGCTACACCAATATTTTTGATTAGGTGGTAGGCAAATTCAATATCGGTTTTGTAGCCAAATTTGGAAATATCGGCTAGGACGTAATAGGCTCCTTTAGGGAGAAAGTAGGGAATTCCGACTTGCTCCAGAATCTGCACTATGCTGTCTCGCTTGCCTTGGTAGAGTTTGGCTAAGTCTTCATAGTAGGATGTTGGCAGTTGCATGGCGGCGACTCCAGCGCGTTGTAATGGTGCGGGAGCGCCAACGGTCAAAAAGTCATGGACTTTACGAATGGCTCCTGTTAGTTTGGGGTTTGCAAGAATGTAGCCAACTCGCCATCCGGTGACGCTGTAAGTTTTAGATAGTCCGTTAATGGTAACGGTGCGTTCTTCCATGCCAGGAAGGGTTGCTAGTGCAATATGTTGTGTACCGTCATAGAGAATGTGTTCGTAAATTTCGTCTGTGAAGGCTAGTACATCCCACTGCTGACAAAGTTCGGCAATTAAGGTGAGTTCTTCACGGGTGAAGACTTTGCCTGTGGGATTGTGGGGTGTGTTAATAATAATGGCTTTGGTGTTGGCGTTGAAAGCTTGACGCAACTGTGTTTCATCAAATGTCCAATCGGGAGGATGCAGTGTGACGTAGCGGGGTGTAGCACCAGCTAAAATTGCATCTGGGCCGTAGTTTTCGTAATATGGCTCAAATACAATTACTTCATCACCTGGATCGACTGTTGCCAGCATTACAGATGCCATTGCTTCTGTAGAACCACAAGTGACTGTGATTTGGGTTTCGGGGTCAATATCTAAGCCAAGATACCAACGGACTTTATTGGCGATCACATGACGAAATGGGCGATCGCCCCAAGTAATTGCATACTGGTTAACATCTGCCTCAATTGCTGCATAGGCTGCCTGTTTCAACTCTGGTGGACAAGGAAAATCAGGAAACCCCTGCGCCAAGTTCACTGCATCATATTGCAGTGCTACCCGTGTCATTTCTCGAATCACGGACTCTGTGAACTGGTCTGCCTTCGCTGATATTTTTTTACGCTGAATCTCACTCACCGGCTCTCTCCGTTCATCTATTGCAGTTATGCAAGAATTTCTGTAATCCTGATAATAACCATAATATCGATAGAATTGCCGTAGTATACTCTAATTTCAGATTTGGAGTTAAGACTAGGGAAGTTAGGGAGATACAGAGACGTAAGGAGAATAAGCAATGCCCAATCGCCAGTCCCTTTCACCTATATACTTAATTATTGAGAGTAATAGTCAATTATTTAAGGTACTAATCCAGAATCATCATGAAATCTTTGCACCGTCCTGACCTATATAGCTGGTCTAGTTTCAATCCTGCAAGAAATATAGATTTCAATGGATATGCCTGGATTCGTCCAGATGGCAACATCTTGATTGACCCAGTAGCTTTATCAAACCATGATTGGAATCATCTGCAATCCCTCGGTGGTGTAGTTTGGATTGTACTGACTAACTCCGAGCATATCAGGGCTAGTAAAGAAATTGCCGATCAAACTTATGCCAAGATAGCTGGCCCTGTGGCAGAAAAAGACTCTTTCCCCATATTTTGCGATCGCTGGCTTGCGGATGGGGATGAGTTAGTACCTGGATTGAAGGTGATTGAACTCCAAGGTTCCAAAACTCCCGGTGAACTGGCATTATTGCTAGAGGAAACTACCTTGATTACAGGGGATTTAGTCCGCGCACGTAAAGCAGGTAGCTTAACGATTTTGCCAGATGACAAGCTGCTGAATCGAAAAGAGGCGGTTGCTTCTGTGCAGAGGTTAGCAGAACTGAGTCAGGTAGAAGCTGTGTTGGTGGGAGATGGCTGGCCAGTCTTTCGAGATGGCCGCGATCGCTTAAAGGAACTTGTAGCAACACTGTGATTGATTAAGGAATTTGGCAAGTGCGATCGCCTAAGTTTCTACAGCTAGAAAATGGGGCGATCGCTATTTCACTTCTCAAACAATCGCTGTTTTTAAGTTTTAGTCAAAAGCTATTCGTACTAAATTATTAATTTTAAAATATTCCTAATGAATTAGATAGCCAACTTCTCAAACAAATAGGCTCTCTTTAGCTTCAAATTATTATAAATAAGATGAGCTTACTATAAGCTATCAGTTTTTGCAATATTATTTGTACACTACTTAGTTATGACTTTAGTCATACTAAAATTATGACTTTTTTCCACTACTGATTTTTAATTTAACGTTTTAAACTTGAGTCAACACAGCAATCCTATTTAGTTGTAAAACAAGCAATTCCTCTTATATTATTACGAAAAATTTCCTTAATCAGGAAGGAAAACTATTGGCGCAGAAGACCTTATTATGAACGGTAAGGTTGCGACTTTAAGAGAATATAAGGAGAAATGGTCACAAATTATTTAGGAAAGTTGTCACAAACAAACCAAACATAAATAAGTAAGAGAATTAATCATGAAACCTATCTTCGTTGGCATTTTACTTGCTTTACCACTTGCATTTACCTCATTATCATCACAAGCATCGGCAGCAGAGGTTATTGTCAGACCTACGGCTCATAGACCCATTGTTGTAGCCAGATCGCATTGGAAAACGGTTTATGTTAAGGGGCATTGGGAAACAATACGCGGTCGTCGGCACTGGGTTCCTGCTCGCACTGTGCGTGTACGTGTAAGAGGTTAATTATTATCTTATTCGCTGTATTTAGCACTGCTATTACAATAGGATGTAGCTAAATTCTAGATACAATTTTGGAAAGATTAGGCAATATAGCGATTCTCATTTGAATGAGGTACACAGTAGAGGCGCACAGATATGTGCCTCTACTGTGTTTATCTGTAGTTAAGGATTTTTTCTGTAGTTGAACCATGTAGAAACCATTATATTTATATATTGCTTGGCTGGGTTTCCATTCATCAACTAGTTGATTTCTCAGTTAATAATTTAAATTTACAACGTGATATAGTAATGCTAAATCAACATTAGTTAACGAGTTGAATAGTGCAGAGTAATCCCACTTATGTATATTTAAAGTAAGAAATAAGAATCCTATTGGTTGAAAACAATTTCCTTCTTAGTGAGTTAAGCATGAATATATATCAAAAACCACTATTCTTTCAAAAGATTTTTGTATTTATCATTGCAACACTTTTAACCACAGCTTGCAGTTCAATTCAAGCAATAGAAAAAAATAGACCTCAACAAAAAATATTAAATGGTGATAATTATGGAAAGCTAACTAATCAAGGTCGCTTACGCACCTACTATTTTTATGTTCCAAAAAATTATAATAAAAACCATTCGATGCCTTTAGTTTTAGTATTTCATGGAGATGCTGGGACTGGACATTCAATAAGTAATGTAACTCGCTTTAACAGTTTGGCGGAGAAAAAAAAGTTTATTGTTGTTTATCCAGATGGAATTGACAAAAAATGGAACCTTAGAGGAAATCCTAGAGGCAGGATAGATGATGTATTATTTGTCAGTGCTTTAATTGATCATTTGAAGCAGCAAATAAATATTAACCAGCATAAAGTTTATGCTACTGGCTTCTCTAAAGGGGGAATCCTTACCCAAGCTTTAGCTTGTAAGTTACCTGATAAAATTGCCGCTTTCGCATCAGTAGCTGGCTCTCTTCCAGTTAGACTCAAAGGTAATTGCCAACCTCAGACTCCTATATCAATGCTGATGATCAACGGTACAAAAGATCGTGATGTACTTTATGAAGGTGATGATCACACACAACGAGGAGCGCTAATTTCTATTTCAGACATGGTAAGCTTTTGGCGA
This region of Nostoc sp. UHCC 0302 genomic DNA includes:
- a CDS encoding aminotransferase class I/II-fold pyridoxal phosphate-dependent enzyme; translation: MSEIQRKKISAKADQFTESVIREMTRVALQYDAVNLAQGFPDFPCPPELKQAAYAAIEADVNQYAITWGDRPFRHVIANKVRWYLGLDIDPETQITVTCGSTEAMASVMLATVDPGDEVIVFEPYYENYGPDAILAGATPRYVTLHPPDWTFDETQLRQAFNANTKAIIINTPHNPTGKVFTREELTLIAELCQQWDVLAFTDEIYEHILYDGTQHIALATLPGMEERTVTINGLSKTYSVTGWRVGYILANPKLTGAIRKVHDFLTVGAPAPLQRAGVAAMQLPTSYYEDLAKLYQGKRDSIVQILEQVGIPYFLPKGAYYVLADISKFGYKTDIEFAYHLIKNIGVAVVPGSSFFSQPEKGHSLIRFCFSKKPETLQAASNKLLKLTSTLQSTS
- a CDS encoding MBL fold metallo-hydrolase; translation: MKSLHRPDLYSWSSFNPARNIDFNGYAWIRPDGNILIDPVALSNHDWNHLQSLGGVVWIVLTNSEHIRASKEIADQTYAKIAGPVAEKDSFPIFCDRWLADGDELVPGLKVIELQGSKTPGELALLLEETTLITGDLVRARKAGSLTILPDDKLLNRKEAVASVQRLAELSQVEAVLVGDGWPVFRDGRDRLKELVATL
- a CDS encoding PHB depolymerase family esterase; the protein is MNIYQKPLFFQKIFVFIIATLLTTACSSIQAIEKNRPQQKILNGDNYGKLTNQGRLRTYYFYVPKNYNKNHSMPLVLVFHGDAGTGHSISNVTRFNSLAEKKKFIVVYPDGIDKKWNLRGNPRGRIDDVLFVSALIDHLKQQININQHKVYATGFSKGGILTQALACKLPDKIAAFASVAGSLPVRLKGNCQPQTPISMLMINGTKDRDVLYEGDDHTQRGALISISDMVSFWRSHDKCSASAKSPQAHGTSLSKNSQVKTSWYSHCQGNSEVVQLAVVNGGHFWPGGTSTDPSINKFNAKLKLNASQTIWDFFQRHTLS